The region GTGGCAGACTGTGCAGGTCCCGGCTGCACCCATGGGCTGTGCTTCACCCATAAATTGCAGCGCGCGCAGATTATCACGCTCATTTCCTGCCGGGAAGACCGCGTGCGCTGCGTTGTGGCAGGCCGCGCACATTATTGCGTCCATTTCATCTTTGCGGTTGCGGAAGAGACTTTCGCGACCCTCGGTCCATTCGTTGAAAGCTGAGTCCGATTCAGGATCGGCGAATTCAACATGACAGGTCAGGCAGTCGGGCTGCTGCTCGCCCGGCTGACGCGGGTTTATCTCATCCAGATCGTAATCAACCGGAGCGATCAGCTTTATAAGCTGTCTGGCTGCGGGCTTCTGCTCTTCCCCTTTAAGCAGGGCAATAGCGTGATTCTCCATGGAGCCGTGGCAGTTCACGCATTCCATTCCGGCATCAACATGAACCCCGCGCAGACTTTCCTGCGGATGGCACATCATGCAGGCATCGTTCTCCCTATCTGCCAGATATACGGCGTGAAAGCCGTGCAGAGCTGTGGACAGGTTCAGCTGCAACCCGCCGTCATGACAAGCCCTACAATCGATGTTCTCGCTGTTCTTGAGCCGTTTTCTGAAGTCGGTATTATTCTCCCGGTCATGCACGCTGACGATATCCGCTGCGGTCTGCGCAGAGAAACCGCCCTGTTCCGGGAAATTCCAACCGCCGCCATGGCAGTTGTTACAGCCCGGACGGGTGGAAACCGGAAGCACTATAGTTGTTGCGGCGAGAATATTTCCATCCGCATCAAGGGCCTGCACTTCCACCGGAGGCAAGGGCTGGTATGTTTCCATGGTGTAGGGCAGGATTTCGATAGGAGCGGACTGGAAATAACCGTCTTCAGCCGCCAGTTCGAAGGTTTTATCCATGGACTGCGGTTTACAGACGATCTTCACATCTTCGGTAACGATCTCTGGCGAATCACCACGCATGATAAGCTGGGCGCGGACGATGCTGCCTTTATCGGAAACGGACATGGTCCGGTCTTTGTCGATGATCAGACGCAGCCCTTCCAGCGGCCAGGCCATAAGCACGTATTCCTGCTCCGGTTCAAAGGGAGCGGGGGCAAGTGCCGGTTCTTCCGGCGCGGCCAGTTCCGGTCCATAGCCCGGACCGACGGAATGGATGTATTCGGCCAACACACTCCGCTCCTCTGCTGTACCGAAAAACTCAGGCATATATTTATTCATCCGCCCCATACCGGAGATGAACGCATCCAGCCCGGCGGCAGTATATTTTGCGGTGCGGGGAACAATGTCGTTCATGGGACCGTTAATGGCGTGACAGGGACCGCACTGCATCTGGTAAAGCCATGACCCTGCCCGGAGGCGGTTCTCAGCGTTGATTTCACGCAAATCCTGCGGAATCCATTTGGCAGTTTGCAGGATGGATTTTCCTTTAAGCTCTTCGGCCTGCTCCACAGTGATATTGGTGGAGTAGACCTCGCCCCAGACAACATAGGGTTTGCGGCCTGCTTCACGCATGAATTCAAATGAGCCGTAGAAAACCAGCGCAACCACAAGCATAAGCATGGCCGAACTGAAATTGACTCTGCGCGGAGCACAGACAGCCATAAACAGACCGCCGAAAAGAATCAGCGGAGCACTGTATTTGAATACTTTCAGAAAAAATGCCACCCGGTGGGATTTATGAAGCACCAGCATAGCCTGTTCCGGGGGCAGATAGCTCATGTACCAGTAGCCGGAAAATACGGTCAGCACCAATCCGGTCAGAGTCCATATTCCGCAGAACCGGACCATCATGCAGCGCAGGCTCTGTTCCTTGATTCTTGCAGCGGTTACAAAGCCGAACAGCCCGGCCAGCATGCCGCAAAGGGCGGTACGGAAAAAGAGCGCGGGCCAGAAGGTGGGATTGAAAATGGCATCCCAGAAATTACGCGTTTCCTGCCATGGGCCGGGGGTGAGCATGAAGGAGACCACCCCGTTGATGGTCAACAGAGAAAGAAAAGCAAAAACGAAATAGAACCAGCCGATAATCAGGTGGTCGCGGCGATTCATCTTTTCCCAATAATAATAGTAGATGAGCAGGGCTATGACCTCGCCCACAAACCAGACCCATTCCGTGGCCCATGCAAAAAGAAACTCGCGCACCAGCACGAGGGTGCCCTGCGGACTGAGCAGGGCCATGGTGAACCAGAGAGCCACCCCGGACCCGCCGCCGAAAACCATGGTCAGGAGCAGGAAAAATTTGGAATGTTTTTTTACGTAATCAAGCAGTTCGTTTGATTCAGTCCTGTAGGCCAACTTCTCAGTAACGACGAGAAACAGACCGCCGCCCACGGCAAACTGGGCCACGAACACATGCAAGGTCGCAATAAGCGCGATCCAGAACCCGCCGCCGAAAGTAGTCAGATGCCAGATTGGATATTCCATCATTAACCCCTTTCAGCCCTGAGCATTAGTTTGAGCATGTAGACGATGCACAGTCCGCCGGCAATCAGCGACACAATAAAAAGTATAAACGGGTCCCAATCACCGGACACCGGAGCGGTATCCAGAGTGAAGTACGGTTCAAGATATTTCTGGCGCACAAGATGGCGCATGACCGCCATGACCGGAACGATAAAGACCGTTGTTGCGGCGGCTGCGTAAATATTTTTTGTAAACCCGGCATGAAGCATACCGAAAGTTGCCAGCAGCCCCGCACAGAGCAGCACTGTGGCCGGCATATCCTGCCCCATGAAGATGAGCATGACTTCTCTGGGCAGGGCCAGCAGGAACCATACGCCCATGATTACGTTAACCAGAGTGGAGCGCGAAAACCATTTCATGCCCGTATCAATGAAGGACTGCTCGCCTTTACGTTTGCCCACAAGAGCCACAAACAGTCCGCCCACTGCCAAAGCGGAAATGGCGAAATGCATGAAACGCGGATAAAGCACCGGATCGCTCAGGTTAAGCACAAAACCGTCCGGATCGGCAAAATATTCGGACCAGGCCTCCGGGCGCAGCATCAAGGTCATCTTATTGGAAAGCATGAACCCGATGTAGGAAATGGCACAGAGCACACCCAGCATGAGCAGTTTACGGCCTGTGGCACCCAGCTTTTCGTAACGGTAATTATGGATATACAACCCGTAATAGCCGCTGATGAGGACCGCTATGACCGCCAGCCAGAACACTGCCATAAGTATGGAAGACACATAGCTGAACTGCCCGTAAACCGCCTGCAAAAAAAGCAGCGGCGGCACCCCGGCGTTAATTGCCAGAGCCAGCAGGGTCGGCAGCTTGCGGGAAATATTCTGCGAAACCGGAGTTCCGCCGGAAAGGGAATGAATAAAAACAATCGCCGCACCCCCGAAGACTGCATTCATCAGCAGCAGATGGACGGAAAAAGTTACGATCGAAAGCGTTACCGGCCATATGGGATGAACTGAAATGCCAATGACTGCCGGAACCAGCGAGGACGGGTCCATGAATCTCCCCCTTATTGAATTGGAGTTTCCGCTTTACATAGCAGGAGAAAAGCACAGTCACAATTAGAAACGGATTATGATTAAATTGGAACATTTCTTCTCGGAGCAGCATACCAAAACGTTCCGATTGATATTTTCCCGCCATTTTACAATTTATTTACGATTTAACAAAAAAAGTTCTTGCCAAAGCAGGCCGAAGTAAATAGAAACCTTTCTACCGAGTGCCGAAGTGGTGGAATTGGTAGACACGCTAGGTTCAGGGTCTAGTGGAGGTTTCTCCGTGGAAGTTCGAGTCTTCTCTTCGGCACCACTCGTAAATAAGAAAAGCCGCAACAGATGTTGCGGCTTTTTTTGTTGTGTCCATCACGCCCGGATCAGTATCAATGCTTGTAGTGAGCCTCACCCGGGGCCTGAAAAATTTTATACTCAGCTTCCTGTATCAACCTTTCCAGCTTCCCGCTTTGCTGCATGCCACTTATCATCTTCCCTACTTTTGCTGCCTTACGCGAATGTTTTTTTGTAAGATAATGATAAAGCGGCAACCTTGCCAAAGGCGGCCCGGCAGCAACAACATCCTCATTTTTCATTTCTTTAAGCAGATAATTCAAGTTCAGAGAATTACCGATAGCCACATCCGCCCGACCATATTCCAGAAATTTGATAACTTGTTCAGCACTGTCCAGATCGTAAACACGATCCATACCCGCAGTAATGTTTGAAGTGTGTTTTACACCCCGAACTTTGGCTATACGGTAATTTCTCAAATCATCGACTGCATTAATCTGAATCCCGCTGCCCTTTTTCACATACGGAGTTGTATCCAGATAAAAATAAGCAGGCTCCACCCGCACAACATTAGGAACTTCTCCACCGTAAGTATAGATACGCATGACCTCACCATCGACCGCACCTTTTTCTACTGCCAACTGGGCGCGCTTGCCGGGCATGGGCAGGACTTCAACATCCACTCCGATCCGCTTATAAATACGCGGCAGGACATATCCTCCTATTTTCTGTTCTGCCAACCCTTCAATAGAGGCGAATTTTAGCTCCCAGGCAAAAGCAGTGCTGCTCAAGCAAACAAAAATTAATATGAAAAGGAACAATCTTAACGGCAAATCTTAACCCCGGCGTTAATATTATTATTCAGAACTATCATAAAAAAAATACAGCTAAAGAAGCAAGCTTTCTAATGGAAAATTTTCGTCATTCAGGTATACTGCAGACCTAACTAAAAAGGAGACAACAATATGAAAATTTTACGTTCCCGCATGATACTGCTTTGCCTGCTGGTAGCAGCCAGTATGCTCATTCAGACCCCGGCTGCATCTGCCTTCGGCCTGAAGGACCTTTCCTCCGCTGCAGATACAGCAAAAGGTGCGGCCGAAGGAGCCAGCCTGCTTGACCGGGCCAAATCCGTATATACCGGGTTTTACGATTCCACCGACAACCTCATAGATGCCCAGACCACAGTCATGAGCCTGATTGACCCTGAAGAAGGAGCGTCCCTGATTTCCAAATTCGGGAACATGGATTCCGGTTCAGGACTCAGCACCCTGAGCAAAATGGTCGGTTTTTCCGAAAGCATGGATGCAGCTACAACCAGCCCCTCCCTGACTTCCAAGCTTACTAAAATTATCACTACTCCGGGCAGCATGGAAAAAGCCAAAAAAGTCTATGACCATGCCTCCACAGCTTACACTTCCGGTAACAGCTCCGTAAGCGAAGCCAAAACCCTGTACACTGAAATCAAGAATTTCATCGCTTCCCCCTCCGCAAAAGGACTCAGCGAAAGCCTGCTTTCCGGGCTGGGCGAATATTCCGACAAAATCCTGCCCTTCATCATTGAGAACGGACCGGAACGGGTGCAGTCCGCCGCAAAAATTGCCGAAATGTTCAAAGGCTTTTTGTAAGATGATTAGTAAAAAAAGTCCCTCCAGCCTGAACGGCTGGAGGGACTTTTTTACGGGCTATCTATCATTTAAATTGAAATATCCATCACCCTTCAAATCAGTAATCAATCTCTCACACATGGCGGCCCGGTTCAGGCTGTATATGTGTACTCCGGGCGCGCCCTTATCGAGCAGGTCCGCAATCTGTTTGCGGGCGAAATCAAATCCGAATTCCATGACCGCTTCATCACCGCCCTCTTCAAAGGCTTTTTCCACACCGCAATAGAGATCACCGGGAATAGCCGCACCGCAAAGGGACATGATCCGGCGCAGGGAACCGAGGGACTGAATGGGCAACACCCCGGGAATCACCGGACGGTCTATGCCCATTTCGGCCAGACGGTCCACGTAATCAAAATAGACCCGGTTATCAAAAAAGAGCTGGGTCATGGTAAAATCCGCGCCCTTGGAAAGCTTGGCATGATGAAATTCAAGATCACGAAACAAGGACGGGGATTCAGGATGTCCGCCGGGATATCCGGCCACGGCGATGCCAACATCCGAGAACTTACCATCCACATATTCCACCAGATCTAAAGCATGATAAAAACGACTCTGCCCGTTACCGTTGGCATCGGCTACTCCGTCGCCGCCAAGGGCCAGAATATCGGAAACCCCGGCTTCCACCAGACTGGACACAAATCCGTCAATAGACTCTTCACTGGCCCCAACGCAGGTCAGGTGGGCGAGAATATCAATGCCCATATCTTTTTTCAGCAGGGAACAGATCTCAAGGGAGTTGTCATGACTGGTGCCGCCCGCACCGTAAGTTACTGAGGCAAAAAGAGGGTTGAGTGCGGCCAGCCTTTCGGCCCGTTCCATGAACTTGGGCCATGTGGATTTGTCCTTGGGAGGAAAAAATTCAAAAGAAAAAAACTGTCCTGCTTCATTGATATTCTGTGCCACCTGCATTTTAAATTCTCCATTTTTATCTGCTTGGCTCCCGGACCGCAGGCACGGCCCGGGAGGATGTTCTGTATTTATCTATTGAATCTTGCGGCGAACGCTTTCCGCCGCCTGAACCATATTTTTAAGAGCCGGGACAACCTCATCCCATTTGCGGGTTTTAAGTCCGCAGTCCGGGTTTACCCAGAGACGTTCTGCCGGGATGACTTCCAGTGCTTTTTCCAGCAATCCGGCCATATCATCCGCTGCCGGGATAGCGGGGCTGTGGATATCATAAACACCGGGCCCCACTTCATTGGGGTAGCTGAACTGTCTGAAACTTCCCAGAAGCTCCATGCGGCTGCGGCTGGCTTCGATGCTGATTACATCGGCATCAAGGGCGGCAATGGAATTCATGATTTCATCAAATTCGCAATAGCACATGTGGGTATGAATCTGGGTCGCATCTCCAACGCAGGAGGAGGAAAGACGAAAGCATTCCTCAGCCCATTTCAGGTATTCAGCCTGCTCGGCCTTGCGCAGGGGCAGCCCCTCACGCAGAGCAGGTTCGTCAATCTGAATGACCTTCACCCCGCTCTTTTCAAGGTCGGCAACCTCGTCACGCACAGCCAGTGCGATCTGACGGCAGGTTTCACTGCGCGGCTGGTCGTTACGCACAAAACTCCAGCAGAGAATGGTTACCGGCCCGGTAAGCATGCCTTTGACTTCAC is a window of Desulfovibrio sp. JC010 DNA encoding:
- a CDS encoding cytochrome ubiquinol oxidase subunit I, coding for MMEYPIWHLTTFGGGFWIALIATLHVFVAQFAVGGGLFLVVTEKLAYRTESNELLDYVKKHSKFFLLLTMVFGGGSGVALWFTMALLSPQGTLVLVREFLFAWATEWVWFVGEVIALLIYYYYWEKMNRRDHLIIGWFYFVFAFLSLLTINGVVSFMLTPGPWQETRNFWDAIFNPTFWPALFFRTALCGMLAGLFGFVTAARIKEQSLRCMMVRFCGIWTLTGLVLTVFSGYWYMSYLPPEQAMLVLHKSHRVAFFLKVFKYSAPLILFGGLFMAVCAPRRVNFSSAMLMLVVALVFYGSFEFMREAGRKPYVVWGEVYSTNITVEQAEELKGKSILQTAKWIPQDLREINAENRLRAGSWLYQMQCGPCHAINGPMNDIVPRTAKYTAAGLDAFISGMGRMNKYMPEFFGTAEERSVLAEYIHSVGPGYGPELAAPEEPALAPAPFEPEQEYVLMAWPLEGLRLIIDKDRTMSVSDKGSIVRAQLIMRGDSPEIVTEDVKIVCKPQSMDKTFELAAEDGYFQSAPIEILPYTMETYQPLPPVEVQALDADGNILAATTIVLPVSTRPGCNNCHGGGWNFPEQGGFSAQTAADIVSVHDRENNTDFRKRLKNSENIDCRACHDGGLQLNLSTALHGFHAVYLADRENDACMMCHPQESLRGVHVDAGMECVNCHGSMENHAIALLKGEEQKPAARQLIKLIAPVDYDLDEINPRQPGEQQPDCLTCHVEFADPESDSAFNEWTEGRESLFRNRKDEMDAIMCAACHNAAHAVFPAGNERDNLRALQFMGEAQPMGAAGTCTVCHEEEMEDAAHHPGMGLEE
- a CDS encoding transporter substrate-binding domain-containing protein yields the protein MPGKRAQLAVEKGAVDGEVMRIYTYGGEVPNVVRVEPAYFYLDTTPYVKKGSGIQINAVDDLRNYRIAKVRGVKHTSNITAGMDRVYDLDSAEQVIKFLEYGRADVAIGNSLNLNYLLKEMKNEDVVAAGPPLARLPLYHYLTKKHSRKAAKVGKMISGMQQSGKLERLIQEAEYKIFQAPGEAHYKH
- a CDS encoding methylenetetrahydrofolate reductase; translation: MQVAQNINEAGQFFSFEFFPPKDKSTWPKFMERAERLAALNPLFASVTYGAGGTSHDNSLEICSLLKKDMGIDILAHLTCVGASEESIDGFVSSLVEAGVSDILALGGDGVADANGNGQSRFYHALDLVEYVDGKFSDVGIAVAGYPGGHPESPSLFRDLEFHHAKLSKGADFTMTQLFFDNRVYFDYVDRLAEMGIDRPVIPGVLPIQSLGSLRRIMSLCGAAIPGDLYCGVEKAFEEGGDEAVMEFGFDFARKQIADLLDKGAPGVHIYSLNRAAMCERLITDLKGDGYFNLNDR